Below is a window of Geomonas oryzisoli DNA.
CATAACAATCGGCCCGCCTAGCCACTTGGTCATCCATGCAAGGCAAGTCGGACCACAACCGATCAAAAGAACGAAGAGAAAAAAAAAGAGCATTGCCGTCTAGATAGATGACAATGCTCTTGTGTCGTGAAAAAACCGGGTGCCAAGATGCAAATCATCTCTTCGGCAACCCGGCGATCCTGGTGTTAGGACCCGTGGCTTTGCGTCACCAGATTACTCTGGTTTTGCCCGTTCGGAGAACGCTTTTTCAGTTATGAATCTCTCATATCACCATATTGAGAAGATTGCAACTATTATTTTCCCTTTCTTTTTGATCCTACGGAGCTGACACTGACACTGGTGTGGACCTAGAGGCCCGTTCTGAGAATGAGCAGCACCTGCGCATACTCTCCCGGAGCCCTCGATCACTGGATCTGCCAGCAAGCTTATTTCTATCTCCAGTGCCTGCAGACTGGGGTCTACCAGCGAAACCGTCTTTCCCACCGCCTCCAATACCCTGAAGCGAACCTTCTCCTTCCCCGGGCTGAGGAAATTTCTGAAGTTACCGATGGTGCCGGGCATCTGCGTGATGGCCTGCATCATCTTTCCTACCTTGTCGTCCAGGTATTCTTCGGAAAGCTCCCCCAACCGGAGTGTCCTCGGAAGATCCTGGGCCAAAAGGGCGAGCACGTTGAGTGGCTGGCGCCACTGGTGGGCGATGTTGCTGATCATTTCCCCCATTGCCGCCAAGCGTCCCTGCTGGATCAATAGGCGTAGCCCAGTCCCTCGGTGAAATAGAAGGTAGCCCCGCTGCCGGGCTCGGATTCCGCCCATACCTTGCCGCCGTGCATTTCGATGACGCGTTGTACCGTGGCTAACCCGATACCGGTGCCATCGAATTTGGCCGTTGCCTCCAGCCGCTCGAAAGGAAGGAATATCTTGTGGGCATAGGCCATATCGAAGCCGATGCCGTTGTCCCGCACATAGTAGACGCTCTCGCCGCCCCTGCGGAAGTGGCCGAACTCTATCTTGGCGCCATCGACCCTGCTCGTGTATTTCCAGGCATTGCCCAACAGGTTGTACAGCGCAAGCTTCGCCAGGGCCGGATCAAACTGCCCCCAGCTTCCCTCGGCAACCTCCGTCTCCACCCTGCGTTTCGGCTCCTGCGTTACAAGCTCATTGACGATCTCGCCAACCATCTCGGAGAGGTTGATCGTCTCCCGAACCATCTCCCTGCGCGTCACCCTCGAGAGCAGCAGGAGCCCCTCGACCAGGTGCCCCATCCGCGACGCGCTCGCCGCAATCCGCTCGAGGTAGTTCCTGCCCTCCGGGTCCATCCGCTCGCCATACTCCTCTAGGACGATGGCACTGAAGCAGTTCATGCTCCTCAAGGGCGAACCCAATTCATGGGCTACGGAGTAGCAGAAGGATTCCAGCTCCTTGTTGATCGCGGTGAGCTTCACCGTCCTTTCCTGGACCCGCTGCTCCAGCTCCTGGTTCAAAAGCCGCAGCGCGTCCTGTGCATTCAACGCCTCCTGCCTGGACTCCTGCAGGTCCATTGCCTGTAAGCGCAGCGCTTCGTCGGCGCGCAGCCGGCAGATCGTGTCCGCTGTCTGTCGGGAGAGGAGATCGAGCCGGCGCAGCGTCGCCTCGTCGGGCCGGCAGGCATTGCGGTAGTGGGTGGAAAACATGCCGACCAGTTCACCCGACCGGCTTAACAGAGGGGTCGACTGCACCGCCCGCACTCCTGCACGCCGCTGGATCTCCAGCGCATCAGTTCCGACAAAGATGTCACTTTGCTCCACATCCTCTACGACGATCCGTTGACCAATGGCCGCAGACGCCCCGCAAGTCCCCTTTCCCTGCGCCGTCTGTTGCCAATAGTCGATCCACCACTGAGGGAACCCCCTTTGCGCCACAATCACTAGGTCACCAGTCGCTGGGTCCATTAGCTGGATGTTGCCGAAATCTGCCCCTGTAATGGCAATAGCGGCATCTACCACCTCCTCCAGCACCGACTGAAGGTTACCGTCGTGCACGAAGAGGGTACTGAGTTTCTGCAACCGCGTCATGGTGTCCAGCTCGCCGGCCAACTGACGTTCCACCTCTTTGCGCTGGGTAACGTCCTCTATCAGCGCGACCATCCAACGGGGAGTCCCATCGGAGTCACGCACCAGCGACACGCTCTTACGCACCCAGATCGGATCCCCTCCTTTGCGCAGGTAACGGTTCTCCACCGTGAAATTAGGCAGCTCGCCGCCTAGCATGCGGCGAGCCAACTCCATGTTTTCTGCGCGGTCGTCCGGGTGGATCAACTGCGCCTGTCCCA
It encodes the following:
- a CDS encoding sensor histidine kinase; translation: MLTFLLQLRRRYVLLPFFALPLPMIVLHRTASHLCYDPPWLLFITNTLFVGCVSLLVAVIAARNYQVSGRIKMLLLGSAMLSVGVSAILAGIVRGLPGGANLNVTIYNCAALLGALLHAFVAFILAAGLHPQTAPRRRPALLACSYGLVILFIALLVLGTMQDVLPLFFVQGTGATLIRQVVLGSVIVLNLFSFTAFLATYQRNREPFLLWYAGALGLTATGMAGFFLQHSVGSPVGWVGRFSLYLGELYFLAALLVADRSARRTGESFDDVLVLALNGTDEKIRSAFAHATIGFAMATVKGRFIDVNPAFTELTGYTLTELQQVGQAQLIHPDDRAENMELARRMLGGELPNFTVENRYLRKGGDPIWVRKSVSLVRDSDGTPRWMVALIEDVTQRKEVERQLAGELDTMTRLQKLSTLFVHDGNLQSVLEEVVDAAIAITGADFGNIQLMDPATGDLVIVAQRGFPQWWIDYWQQTAQGKGTCGASAAIGQRIVVEDVEQSDIFVGTDALEIQRRAGVRAVQSTPLLSRSGELVGMFSTHYRNACRPDEATLRRLDLLSRQTADTICRLRADEALRLQAMDLQESRQEALNAQDALRLLNQELEQRVQERTVKLTAINKELESFCYSVAHELGSPLRSMNCFSAIVLEEYGERMDPEGRNYLERIAASASRMGHLVEGLLLLSRVTRREMVRETINLSEMVGEIVNELVTQEPKRRVETEVAEGSWGQFDPALAKLALYNLLGNAWKYTSRVDGAKIEFGHFRRGGESVYYVRDNGIGFDMAYAHKIFLPFERLEATAKFDGTGIGLATVQRVIEMHGGKVWAESEPGSGATFYFTEGLGYAY